From the Anolis carolinensis isolate JA03-04 unplaced genomic scaffold, rAnoCar3.1.pri scaffold_20, whole genome shotgun sequence genome, one window contains:
- the tsfm gene encoding elongation factor Ts, mitochondrial isoform X2, with protein sequence MQPGKLTTTELFGEHLARFLHTGLPVLAAKELLVKLRKKTGYSYVNCKKALEKFDDDLKEAEIWLHEQAQKEGWSKASKLQGRKTKEGLIGLLQEGNSAVMVEVNCETDFVARNARFQHLVQQAAIGTMHHYQGTMNQLNTYAKCLLKSNELSQLKIGPDGSLLSDQLALAIGKLGENMVIKRAVWVSVPENNFIGSYVHGAPPDGNPLLSHIMFGKYGALVICSPSEQCPKSNFPELGWRLGQHVVGMAPLSVGSMEDEPGGDSETKMLPQPFLLDPTISLGQYIHPRGVSVLDFVRFECGEDTESLESE encoded by the exons atgcagcctggaaaactcacaacaaccgag TTATTTGGTGAACATCTTGCCCGTTTTCTTCATACTGGCCTTCCAGTACTAGCAGCAAAAGAGCTTCTGGTGAAGCTTAGGAAGAAAACTGGTTACTCATATGTGAACTGTAAGAAAGCCTTGGAAAAATTTGATGATGACCTTAAAGAG GCTGAAATCTGGCTGCATGAACAAGCCCAAAAGGAGGGATGGAGCAAAGCTTCCAAACTGCAAGGGAGGAAGACGAAGGAAGGGCTGATAGGGCTGCTACAGGAGGGGAACTCGGCTGTGATGGTGGAG GTAAACTGTGAAACAGACTTTGTGGCCCGAAATGCCAGGTTTCAACACCTTGTTCAACAAGCAGCAATTGGAACAATGCACCATTATCAGGGGACCATGAACCAGTTAAACACATATGCGAAG TGTTTGTTAAAATCGAATGAGCTTTCTCAACTGAAGATTGGACCAGATGGATCCTTACTTAGCGACCAACTGGCTTTGGCTATTG GCAAACTGGGTGAGAACATGGTTATCAAGAGGGCGGTGTGGGTGTCAGTGCCAGAGAACAACTTCATCGGCTCTTACGTACATGGAGCTCCCCCAGATGGAAATCCTCTGCTGTCTCATATAATGTTTGGCAAATATGGTGCCTTGGTGATCTGTAGCCCCTCTGAGCAATGTCCCAAGTCAAACTTTCCTGAGCTTGGCTGGAGGCTGGGCCAGCATGTGGTGGGCATGGCTCCCCTCTCTGTCGGCTCTATGGAGGATGAACCCGGGGGAGATTCTGAAACAAAGATGCTTCCACAGCCCTTCCTCCTGGACCCCACAATTTCCTTGGGACAGTATATTCACCCAAGAGGCGTATCTGTGCTGGACTTCGTGAGGTTTGAATGTGGAGAAGATACAGAATCATTGGAGTCAGAATAG
- the tsfm gene encoding elongation factor Ts, mitochondrial isoform X1, whose protein sequence is MMQRMAALRRELVFSQKRNAAVGQLFGEHLARFLHTGLPVLAAKELLVKLRKKTGYSYVNCKKALEKFDDDLKEAEIWLHEQAQKEGWSKASKLQGRKTKEGLIGLLQEGNSAVMVEVNCETDFVARNARFQHLVQQAAIGTMHHYQGTMNQLNTYAKCLLKSNELSQLKIGPDGSLLSDQLALAIGKLGENMVIKRAVWVSVPENNFIGSYVHGAPPDGNPLLSHIMFGKYGALVICSPSEQCPKSNFPELGWRLGQHVVGMAPLSVGSMEDEPGGDSETKMLPQPFLLDPTISLGQYIHPRGVSVLDFVRFECGEDTESLESE, encoded by the exons TTATTTGGTGAACATCTTGCCCGTTTTCTTCATACTGGCCTTCCAGTACTAGCAGCAAAAGAGCTTCTGGTGAAGCTTAGGAAGAAAACTGGTTACTCATATGTGAACTGTAAGAAAGCCTTGGAAAAATTTGATGATGACCTTAAAGAG GCTGAAATCTGGCTGCATGAACAAGCCCAAAAGGAGGGATGGAGCAAAGCTTCCAAACTGCAAGGGAGGAAGACGAAGGAAGGGCTGATAGGGCTGCTACAGGAGGGGAACTCGGCTGTGATGGTGGAG GTAAACTGTGAAACAGACTTTGTGGCCCGAAATGCCAGGTTTCAACACCTTGTTCAACAAGCAGCAATTGGAACAATGCACCATTATCAGGGGACCATGAACCAGTTAAACACATATGCGAAG TGTTTGTTAAAATCGAATGAGCTTTCTCAACTGAAGATTGGACCAGATGGATCCTTACTTAGCGACCAACTGGCTTTGGCTATTG GCAAACTGGGTGAGAACATGGTTATCAAGAGGGCGGTGTGGGTGTCAGTGCCAGAGAACAACTTCATCGGCTCTTACGTACATGGAGCTCCCCCAGATGGAAATCCTCTGCTGTCTCATATAATGTTTGGCAAATATGGTGCCTTGGTGATCTGTAGCCCCTCTGAGCAATGTCCCAAGTCAAACTTTCCTGAGCTTGGCTGGAGGCTGGGCCAGCATGTGGTGGGCATGGCTCCCCTCTCTGTCGGCTCTATGGAGGATGAACCCGGGGGAGATTCTGAAACAAAGATGCTTCCACAGCCCTTCCTCCTGGACCCCACAATTTCCTTGGGACAGTATATTCACCCAAGAGGCGTATCTGTGCTGGACTTCGTGAGGTTTGAATGTGGAGAAGATACAGAATCATTGGAGTCAGAATAG